In Notamacropus eugenii isolate mMacEug1 chromosome 1, mMacEug1.pri_v2, whole genome shotgun sequence, one genomic interval encodes:
- the FOXA2 gene encoding hepatocyte nuclear factor 3-beta isoform X1, with translation MHSASSMLGAVKMEGHEHSDWSSYYGEPEGYSSVSNMNAGLGMNGMNTYMSMSAAMGSSSANMSASSMNMSSYVGTGMSPSLAGMSPGAGAMAGMGGTAAPGVTGMAPHLSPSMSPLGGQAPGSMNSLAPYANMNSMSPMYGQASLNRSRDPKTYRRSYTHAKPPYSYISLITMAIQQSPNKMLTLSEIYQWIMDLFPFYRQNQQRWQNSIRHSLSFNDCFLKVPRSPDKPGKGSFWTLHPDSGNMFENGCYLRRQKRFKCEKQLALKEGGGGPGGGGKKPGGGSGGAGGQQAPLGEGSGGLPPTSGSDSSAGTESPHSSASPCQEHKRGGLGELKGTPAALSPPEPAPSPVQQAHLLGPPHHPGLPPEAHLKPEHHYAFNHPFSINNLMSSEQQHHHSHHHHHHHHKMDLKAYEQVMHYSGYSSPMPGSLAMGPITNKGGLESSPLTGDTTYYQGVYSRPIMNSS, from the exons ATGCACTCTGCTTCCAGTATGCTGGGAGCTGTGAAAATGGAAGGGCACGAGCACTCAGACTGGAGCAGCTACTATGGAGAACCCGAG GGCTACTCCTCGGTGAGCAATATGAATGCGGGCCTGGGCATGAACGGCATGAACACTTACATGAGTATGTCGGCTGCCATGGGCAGCAGCTCGGCCAACATGAGTGCCAGCTCCATGAATATGTCTTCTTACGTGGGAACTGGAATGAGTCCCTCCCTGGCAGGCATGTCCCCAGGGGCTGGGGCCATGGCAGGGATGGGGGGCACAGCCGCCCCAGGGGTTACGGGTATGGCTCCCCACCTGAGCCCCAGCATGAGTCCACTGGGGGGACAGGCCCCTGGGAGCATGAACAGCCTTGCTCCGTATGCCAACATGAACTCTATGAGTCCCATGTATGGACAGGCCAGCCTTAACCGATCCAGGGATCCCAAGACTTATCGGCGGAGTTACACACATGCCAAGCCACCCTATTCGTACATCTCCCTCATCACTATGGCCATTCAACAGAGCCCCAACAAGATGCTGACACTTAGTGAGATCTACCAGTGGATCATGGACTTATTCCCCTTCTACCGACAGAACCAGCAGCGCTGGCAGAATTCCATCCGCCACTCTCTCTCCTTCAATGACTGTTTCCTCAAGGTTCCCCGCTCACCAGACAAGCCCGGCAAGGGCTCTTTCTGGACCTTGCACCCAGATTCGGGTAACATGTTTGAGAACGGTTGCTACCTGCGTCGTCAGAAGCGCTTCAAGTGCGAGAAACAGTTGGCactgaaggagggaggggggggcCCAGGGGGTGGAGGCAAGAAGCCGGGTGGAGgaagtggtggagctggagggCAGCAAGCACCACTAGGGGAGGGCAGTGGGGGTTTGCCCCCCACTAGCGGCTCTGACAGTTCCGCCGGCACAGAGTCCCCTCACTCCAGCGCCTCCCCCTGCCAAGAGCACAAGAGAGGCGGTTTGGGGGAGCTGAAGGGCACCCCAGCAGCCCTGAGTCCTCCTGAGCCTGCCCCATCCCCAGTCCAGCAGGCACACCTGCTGGGTCCACCCCACCACCCAGGCCTGCCCCCTGAGGCACACTTGAAGCCGGAACACCACTACGCCTTTAATCACCCCTTCTCCATTAACAATCTCATGTCATCTGAGCAGCAGCATCACCACagccatcaccaccatcaccaccaccacaaaatGGACCTTAAGGCCTATGAACAGGTGATGCACTACTCTGGCTACAGCTCCCCCATGCCTGGCAGTCTGGCCATGGGCCCCATTACGAACAAAGGGGGCTTAGAATCCTCGCCCCTGACCGGAGACACAACTTATTACCAAGGGGTATATTCTCGGCCCATTATGAACTCTTCCTAA
- the FOXA2 gene encoding hepatocyte nuclear factor 3-beta isoform X2 codes for MLGAVKMEGHEHSDWSSYYGEPEGYSSVSNMNAGLGMNGMNTYMSMSAAMGSSSANMSASSMNMSSYVGTGMSPSLAGMSPGAGAMAGMGGTAAPGVTGMAPHLSPSMSPLGGQAPGSMNSLAPYANMNSMSPMYGQASLNRSRDPKTYRRSYTHAKPPYSYISLITMAIQQSPNKMLTLSEIYQWIMDLFPFYRQNQQRWQNSIRHSLSFNDCFLKVPRSPDKPGKGSFWTLHPDSGNMFENGCYLRRQKRFKCEKQLALKEGGGGPGGGGKKPGGGSGGAGGQQAPLGEGSGGLPPTSGSDSSAGTESPHSSASPCQEHKRGGLGELKGTPAALSPPEPAPSPVQQAHLLGPPHHPGLPPEAHLKPEHHYAFNHPFSINNLMSSEQQHHHSHHHHHHHHKMDLKAYEQVMHYSGYSSPMPGSLAMGPITNKGGLESSPLTGDTTYYQGVYSRPIMNSS; via the exons ATGCTGGGAGCTGTGAAAATGGAAGGGCACGAGCACTCAGACTGGAGCAGCTACTATGGAGAACCCGAG GGCTACTCCTCGGTGAGCAATATGAATGCGGGCCTGGGCATGAACGGCATGAACACTTACATGAGTATGTCGGCTGCCATGGGCAGCAGCTCGGCCAACATGAGTGCCAGCTCCATGAATATGTCTTCTTACGTGGGAACTGGAATGAGTCCCTCCCTGGCAGGCATGTCCCCAGGGGCTGGGGCCATGGCAGGGATGGGGGGCACAGCCGCCCCAGGGGTTACGGGTATGGCTCCCCACCTGAGCCCCAGCATGAGTCCACTGGGGGGACAGGCCCCTGGGAGCATGAACAGCCTTGCTCCGTATGCCAACATGAACTCTATGAGTCCCATGTATGGACAGGCCAGCCTTAACCGATCCAGGGATCCCAAGACTTATCGGCGGAGTTACACACATGCCAAGCCACCCTATTCGTACATCTCCCTCATCACTATGGCCATTCAACAGAGCCCCAACAAGATGCTGACACTTAGTGAGATCTACCAGTGGATCATGGACTTATTCCCCTTCTACCGACAGAACCAGCAGCGCTGGCAGAATTCCATCCGCCACTCTCTCTCCTTCAATGACTGTTTCCTCAAGGTTCCCCGCTCACCAGACAAGCCCGGCAAGGGCTCTTTCTGGACCTTGCACCCAGATTCGGGTAACATGTTTGAGAACGGTTGCTACCTGCGTCGTCAGAAGCGCTTCAAGTGCGAGAAACAGTTGGCactgaaggagggaggggggggcCCAGGGGGTGGAGGCAAGAAGCCGGGTGGAGgaagtggtggagctggagggCAGCAAGCACCACTAGGGGAGGGCAGTGGGGGTTTGCCCCCCACTAGCGGCTCTGACAGTTCCGCCGGCACAGAGTCCCCTCACTCCAGCGCCTCCCCCTGCCAAGAGCACAAGAGAGGCGGTTTGGGGGAGCTGAAGGGCACCCCAGCAGCCCTGAGTCCTCCTGAGCCTGCCCCATCCCCAGTCCAGCAGGCACACCTGCTGGGTCCACCCCACCACCCAGGCCTGCCCCCTGAGGCACACTTGAAGCCGGAACACCACTACGCCTTTAATCACCCCTTCTCCATTAACAATCTCATGTCATCTGAGCAGCAGCATCACCACagccatcaccaccatcaccaccaccacaaaatGGACCTTAAGGCCTATGAACAGGTGATGCACTACTCTGGCTACAGCTCCCCCATGCCTGGCAGTCTGGCCATGGGCCCCATTACGAACAAAGGGGGCTTAGAATCCTCGCCCCTGACCGGAGACACAACTTATTACCAAGGGGTATATTCTCGGCCCATTATGAACTCTTCCTAA